The following are encoded in a window of Psychrobacter sp. P11F6 genomic DNA:
- the iscU gene encoding Fe-S cluster assembly scaffold IscU, translating into MAYSDQVIDHYENPRNVGNLDKNAKNVGTGMVGAPACGDVMRLQIQVDDNGIIEDARFKTYGCGSAIASSSLVTEWLKGKSLDQAGEIKNNDIAKELALPPVKVHCSVLAEDAIKAAISDYKGKHSAAVETEEAAS; encoded by the coding sequence ATGGCCTATAGTGACCAAGTTATTGATCATTACGAAAATCCACGCAACGTCGGCAATCTTGATAAAAATGCCAAAAACGTTGGTACTGGTATGGTTGGTGCCCCAGCTTGTGGCGATGTAATGCGCCTACAAATTCAAGTTGATGATAACGGCATCATTGAAGATGCACGCTTTAAAACTTATGGCTGTGGTTCAGCCATTGCTTCAAGCTCGCTCGTGACTGAGTGGCTAAAAGGCAAAAGCTTGGATCAAGCGGGCGAAATCAAAAACAACGATATCGCGAAAGAGTTGGCCTTACCACCAGTAAAAGTGCATTGCTCTGTACTTGCTGAAGACGCCATTAAAGCCGCTATTAGCGACTATAAAGGTAAGCATAGCGCAGCAGTAGAGACAGAAGAAGCGGCTAGCTAA
- a CDS encoding IscS subfamily cysteine desulfurase: protein MSQHNNLIYLDYAATTPVAKSVAAKMSEYLTVDGIFGNPASRSHGYGWQAEEAVETARQQVAEVINADPREIVFTSGATESDNLAIKGAAHFYQSRGKHIITSKIEHKAVLDTCRELEQEGFEITYLEPQPSTGLILPEQVKEALRDDTILVSLMMVNNELGTITDVAAIGEITREAGVVFHVDGAQSVGKVLIDLETTKIDLMSFSGHKAYGPKGIGALFVRRKPRIRLKAEQHGGGHERGMRSGTLPTHQIVGLGAAFALANERYEEDHAHAAKLRQKLWDGLQDIEEIYLNGDLEHSVPNIVNISFNFVEGESLMMSLKDLAVSSGSACTSATLEPSYVLRAIGRPDELAHSSIRFSFGRYTTEADIDTVIKQMHEAVDKLRALSPLWDMYQEGVDLDSVEWAEH, encoded by the coding sequence ATGAGCCAACATAACAACCTTATATACTTAGATTATGCCGCCACTACCCCAGTTGCAAAATCAGTAGCTGCTAAGATGAGCGAGTATCTGACAGTAGATGGCATCTTTGGTAATCCAGCCTCGCGCTCGCATGGCTATGGCTGGCAAGCAGAAGAAGCGGTAGAAACAGCGCGTCAACAAGTGGCTGAAGTCATTAATGCTGATCCACGCGAAATCGTCTTTACCTCTGGTGCAACAGAATCAGACAACCTAGCCATTAAAGGTGCAGCGCACTTTTATCAATCTCGTGGTAAGCACATCATTACCAGCAAAATCGAACATAAAGCCGTATTAGATACGTGCCGTGAGCTTGAGCAAGAAGGTTTTGAGATTACTTATCTTGAGCCACAGCCAAGCACTGGGCTAATCTTACCAGAGCAAGTTAAAGAAGCATTACGTGACGATACTATCTTAGTATCACTCATGATGGTGAACAATGAGCTTGGTACGATTACTGATGTCGCTGCCATTGGTGAAATCACTCGTGAAGCGGGTGTGGTCTTCCACGTCGATGGCGCACAATCTGTTGGTAAAGTATTGATTGACCTTGAAACCACGAAGATCGATTTGATGAGCTTCTCAGGTCACAAAGCCTACGGCCCTAAAGGTATTGGCGCATTATTTGTTCGTCGTAAGCCACGTATCCGTTTGAAAGCAGAGCAGCATGGCGGTGGTCATGAGCGCGGTATGCGTTCAGGTACATTACCGACGCATCAAATCGTTGGTCTTGGAGCAGCATTTGCTTTAGCCAATGAGCGTTATGAAGAAGACCATGCACATGCAGCCAAGCTACGCCAAAAACTGTGGGACGGTCTACAAGATATCGAAGAGATCTACCTAAATGGTGATCTTGAGCACAGCGTGCCTAACATTGTAAACATCAGCTTCAACTTCGTTGAGGGCGAGTCTCTCATGATGTCACTTAAAGATTTAGCTGTATCATCAGGTTCAGCCTGTACATCAGCGACGCTTGAGCCATCATATGTATTACGCGCTATTGGTCGCCCAGATGAATTAGCACACAGCTCAATTCGTTTCAGCTTTGGTCGTTATACCACTGAAGCAGACATCGATACTGTCATCAAACAAATGCATGAAGCGGTCGATAAATTACGTGCCTTATCACCACTTTGGGATATGTACCAAGAAGGTGTTGATTTAGATTCAGTCGAATGGGCTGAGCACTAA
- the hscB gene encoding Fe-S protein assembly co-chaperone HscB, which translates to MTDITAEAQFDNFFALFEQPVQFEVNQESLDQHLRLLQKRYHPDNVTKNLANTTQAQQQSEQASALINQAYQALSAPDSRASYLLDMADQAQNLEHSIADLDFLEDAMQMRMDLDDAIEGKDRATLQQLHPQITERLAKQSKRFNDAYQNQDWQTAIDATQKLKFLVKLNADVTTGIDELATAEHSDDDDLYV; encoded by the coding sequence ATGACAGACATTACTGCAGAAGCCCAGTTTGATAACTTCTTTGCCCTATTTGAGCAGCCTGTACAGTTTGAAGTCAATCAAGAGAGTCTCGATCAGCATCTACGTCTGCTACAAAAACGTTATCATCCTGATAATGTCACCAAGAATCTAGCCAATACTACGCAAGCGCAACAGCAGTCTGAGCAAGCCTCAGCGTTAATCAATCAAGCCTACCAAGCGTTAAGTGCGCCTGATAGTCGTGCTAGCTATCTACTAGACATGGCAGATCAAGCACAGAATCTAGAGCATTCAATTGCAGACTTGGACTTTTTAGAAGATGCGATGCAGATGCGCATGGATTTAGATGACGCTATTGAGGGTAAAGATCGTGCGACATTGCAACAACTACACCCTCAAATCACCGAGCGACTGGCAAAACAGTCTAAGCGTTTTAACGATGCTTACCAAAACCAAGATTGGCAAACGGCGATTGATGCGACACAAAAACTAAAGTTCTTAGTCAAATTAAATGCTGACGTGACTACTGGTATCGATGAGTTAGCAACTGCTGAGCATTCAGATGATGATGATTTATACGTCTAA
- the iscA gene encoding iron-sulfur cluster assembly protein IscA, with product MIEMTERAAQHVRDFLDNRGKGEGIRVGIRTAGCSGLAYVLEFVDTPDENDTRYESRGVNIFIDPKSLVYLDGLLMDYEKEGLNEGFKFTNPNQKGECGCGESFTV from the coding sequence ATGATTGAAATGACAGAACGCGCCGCTCAGCATGTTCGAGACTTTTTGGACAATCGCGGCAAAGGCGAAGGTATTCGAGTGGGTATCCGTACCGCGGGTTGCTCAGGCTTAGCTTACGTTTTAGAGTTTGTAGATACCCCTGATGAAAATGACACGCGTTACGAAAGCCGCGGCGTTAACATCTTTATTGATCCTAAAAGTTTGGTGTATTTAGATGGTTTGTTGATGGACTACGAAAAAGAAGGTCTTAACGAAGGCTTTAAGTTCACCAATCCCAATCAAAAAGGCGAATGTGGTTGCGGCGAGTCTTTTACCGTTTAA
- a CDS encoding Rrf2 family transcriptional regulator has protein sequence MRLTTRGRYAVTALLDLALQTSQQDTAVSLSDIAKRQSISISYLEQLFSKLRKRGLVTSIRGAAGGYHLAKPLHEIDVMSIISAVDESVNAMQCEGRGDCQGGTMCLTHDLWCALSNHIEQYLKNITLAQLLDMENVQSVSERQHSSTKEISIKDINTITLSNSEANPA, from the coding sequence ATGCGTTTGACTACTCGAGGCAGATATGCCGTTACTGCGTTACTGGATTTGGCATTACAAACCAGCCAACAAGACACTGCAGTCTCCTTATCTGATATCGCCAAGCGGCAATCGATTTCTATCTCTTACCTTGAACAACTGTTTTCCAAACTTCGTAAGCGTGGTCTAGTCACTAGCATCCGAGGTGCAGCAGGCGGCTATCATCTAGCTAAACCGTTGCATGAAATAGATGTCATGAGCATCATATCTGCCGTCGATGAGTCGGTTAATGCGATGCAGTGCGAAGGACGTGGCGACTGTCAAGGTGGTACAATGTGCTTAACCCATGATTTATGGTGTGCACTGTCCAATCATATCGAACAGTACTTGAAAAATATAACATTAGCGCAATTATTAGACATGGAAAATGTGCAGTCAGTGTCAGAGCGTCAGCACAGCTCTACCAAAGAGATTTCCATAAAAGATATCAACACTATTACCCTATCGAACAGCGAGGCAAACCCAGCATGA